The sequence below is a genomic window from Dyadobacter chenwenxiniae.
TTGCTTATTCCTAAAAGATGCGCGGCTAAGCCTACATCATAAAAGTAAATTTTCGGTGTGCTAACGACTCGTTTGCTGAAATTTTGATGGTAAGGTTGAAGTCGAAATGCGATAAATGAGGTTTCTAAAACCGACAGCCAAGCATTAACCGTCTTATTATCAATTCCCAGTTCAACGCCCAGACTTTGCTGATTGAAAAGTTGCCCGATCCTGCCAGCCAAAAGCTGAATAAAGCGTTGAAATTGGCTCAGGTTAAGAATATTTTTAACTTGTCTTACGTCCCGTTCAATATAAGTTCTAAGGTAATTGTCATAGAATGTGGAAGCGTCAATATCATCCACAAGCTTGCGTGGATAGGAACCGGATAAGATGTATTCTTCCCAAGTTTCGGGCGCATATGCTGTGCCTTTCAACTCATTTAGCGAAAACGGTAAGAGATAGAAAATAGCCACACGTCCAGCCAGTGACTGGGTGATTTGCTCCATCATCAGGAAGTTTTGCGAACCGGTCAATATGTATTCACCCTTTCGATTTCTTTCGTCAGTCAAAACTTGGAGATAAGAAAACAATTCAGGCACATATTGCGCTTCGTCAATGACAACGCCATTTTGGTAATTTTCTAAAAATCCAACAGGATCGTCTTTGGCAAATGCTCTTAGACTCAGATTTTCCAGATTCACATATTGATAATCTGGCCTGACCATCTTTGCCAATGTCGTTTTTCCCGACTGCCTAGGGCCGGTTAAGCTAATAATTGGATACTTTTCCAGCATTCCATTTAGCTTGTCAACAAGTTCTCTATTAACCATTTGTAAATTTAGGAATCAAATTCCTAAATTTACAATAACACTTTAATTATTTACACCTCAAATTTTTTAATTAAAGGGCAATCACCGTCCCAGCAGCAGACATCACAGCTTCCAGCAGATCATCCGAATGGCAGATTGTAACTTGCTTTACGCCATCCTTTAATGCTTCGAATGCACCATCCAGTTTTGGGATCATGCCTTTGTTGATGACACCGGACGATTTGTAATCGGCATACGAAGCTGGATTAAGCGATGCTATGACTGCATTATCATCATCAGGATCAGATAAAACGCCTTTTTTCTCAAAGCAAAAAATAAGGTTTACTTCAAATAATTCGGCCATGGCGACGGCTGTTGCAGAGGCCATGGTGTCGGCGTTGGTGTTGAGTAACAAACCTTCCGAGCTGTAAGTGAGTGGCGCAATGACCGGGATGAGTCCGCTACTTAACAATGCGTTCACTTGCGCTGCATTAACAGCTTCAATATCTCCCACAAAGCCATAATCGATGGTTTTTACGGGTCGTTTTACTGAACGTATGATGCCGCCGTCAGCGCCTGTGAGGCCGATTGCGTTGCAGTTCAGGGCTTGCAGTTGTGCTACAAGATTTTTGTTGACCAATCCACCATAAACCATGGTTACAACGTCCAGCATCGCCTTATCCGTAATTCTGCGGCCTTCTACCATCTGCGTTTCAATCTGCAATTTGGCTGCAATTTGCGTGGCCACTTTTCCGCCGCCGTGAACGAGGATTTTGGGAGCATCGAGTTTGGCAAAGTCGCTTAGAAAACGGGCGCAGGCTTCGGGGTTGTCGATCACATTACCACCGATTTTTACAACATAAAGGGCTTGGGACATTGTATTGGGTTTTTTACGCTGATTTTGAGCCGACAAAGTTAGCAGAAACAAGCCGGGTTAGAAGTGGAATTTTCTTTGATGAATTTTTTTGGCAAAATTACGTTGACTAAGCAAAGCAGAATTTAAACATTATGAAACGCCGCCTTCTCATTTCCCTTGTTCTTTGTCTATTTTTTTCACAATCCGTTTTTGCTCAATTGCAAAAAGCCAAAGCACATTGGACCTACACATTTTCCAAACCGGAAGCGAAGAAGGGGGAGACGGTCGATTTGGTTTTTACAGCCATTGTTGACAAAGACTGGTACATTTATTCCAGCGATTTCGACCCGGATCTGGGGCCTATGCTGACGACCTTCAATTTTGAAAAAAATAACACATTTGAAGTTGTGGGCAAGCTGAAACCGCAGAATCCCAAAGAGAAATTTGAGGAAGTCTGGGGTGGTAAAGTTCGCTACTTCGAAGGAAAAGGCGTTTTTAAACAGACTGTAAAAATACTCGCAGACAATCCGGTCATCAAGGGAAGCTCCGAATATCAAACCTGCAGCCACGTAACCGGGCTTTGCATTCCGGGCAACGACGATTTTGAGTTCAAAGGCCTGAAAGTAGTTGCTGGCGCAGCAACCAGTGATACACAGCCAACCGTAGGCAAAACCGAATCTGCAACAGATTCATCTTCATCGGTTGCAGCCGTGCTGGCTGACACTTCATTAACCATCAATGCAGGTGACGCCGACACATTAGCCCAGGCAGAAGCCGCCGCGACTTTATCTCAAACATTAAGTTCAGAAGATGAATCGGCCGACAAATCGCTCTGGGGCTTTGCATTAGCTGCATTTTTATCCGGCTTAGTCGCATTGCTTACACCCTGCGTTTTCCCGATCATCCCCATGACGGTAAGTTATTTTACCAATCAGGAAAAAGGAAAGCTGAAAGCATTCATATACGGCATTTCCATTGTTTTGATATATACATTAATAGGAACCGTGGTTTCGCGGTTAAATGGCCCGGCATTTGCCAATTTTCTGAGCACGCACTGGATTCCTAACCTGCTTTTCTTTGCTATTTTCTTCGTTTTTGGGCTATCCTTTTTAGGGCTTTTCGAGATCGTCTTGCCCAGTGGTTTTGTAAATAAAATGGATCAAAAAGCTGATCAGGGCGGTTATGCGGGCGTTTTCTTCATGGCGTTTACATTGGTGCTCGTTTCATTTTCGTGCACCGGGCCCATTGTAGGAAGTTTGCTCGTGGCCTCCGCGGGTGGCGAAGTGGTGAAGCCTATTATTGGTATGGCGTCGTTTTCGGCTGCATTTGCGATTCCATTTACATTGTTTGCCCTTTTTCCGCAATGGCTCAAATCTTTGCCCAAGTCCGGCGGCTGGTTAAACACCGTAAAAGTCGTTTTGGGCTTTTTGGAACTGGCGTTAGCATTGAAATTTTTCAGCATCGCCGATCAGGTTTATCACTGGCGTTTGCTCGATCGCGAGATCTATCTTGCATTCTGGATCGTCATTTTCGGTTTGTTAGGGTTTTATCTTTTGGGCAAAATCAGGACTCCGCACGATTCTCCGCTTGAAAAAGTAAGTGTTCCCAGATTACTTTTATCCATTGTCACATTTACCTTCGTTGTTTATATGATCCCGGGCATGTGGGGCGCGCCGTTAAAAGCACTGGCCGGTTATCTTCCCCCACAATCCACATTGGATTTTGATCTGAACAAAAGAACTGCGGGAGTTGTCTCCAACATTACACCCGGTGAAACGCGCAAATATGCCGACCTTTTCCACTTACCGCATGAATTGGAAGGTTTCTTCGATTATAAAGATGCATTAGCCTATGCAAAAAAAGTCAACAAGCCCGTTTTTATCGACTTTACCGGCCACGGCTGCGTCAACTGCCGCGAGATGGAAGCCCGCGTTTGGGTTGACCCGGCTGTGCAGCAACGTCTTCGCAATGATTACGTAATCGTGGCGCTTTATGTGGATGATAAAACGGAGCTGCCGGAAGCATCCTGGTATACTTCCAAATATGACAATAAGATCAAAAAAACCATAGGCGCCCAGAATGCCGACTTGCAGATTGTAAAATACAACAACAACGCACAACCACATTATTGCCTGGTGGATCATGAAGGTAATCTGCTCGTAAAGCCAAAAAATTACGATTTAAACCAAGCCAATTTCGCGGCGTTTTTAGATAGCGGAAAAGCAGCGTTCGGGAAATAGGACCCCTGGTTCCGTTGGTTAAAACCCAACGGAAAATCTGTTCACAGCCATCGGCAAAAAAAACCCGTCAAAAACCCGTCAACATCAGTTGACGGAGAAAACCATCCACGCTAACCAAATCATTTTGCGTCGAAATTTTAAATTTATTCCTTTCCTGAAACCTTGTTGTGTTATGACTAAATTCTGGTCTTTTTTGCTGCAACTCCTTTTTCCATTCTCACTTCTTGCCCAAACCTTCCGCCCGCCTGCCGCCCCTTTAATAACCATTGATCCATACACCAGCGTATGGTCGTTCGGCGATGAACTAAATGGCTCAATAACAAAGCATTGGACTGGTAAACCGCATCCTATGGACGGACTGATCCGGGTGGATGGCAAGACCTACCGCTTCATGGGCGCACCCACGCCGACGATGAAAACCATTTTACCAACAGCCAAGCAAGCTGCGTATACAGCAAGATTTACAACCGTAAAACCGGATCCAAATTGGTGGTATAAAGAGGGTTACAATATAAGCACATGGAAACAGGCCCCTGCTCCATTCGGCACGCATGACCGCAACGATGCCATGCTAAAAGGAGGAACAGAGTTTCAGAATGAAGTTTGGTATCGCCGCGAATTCACATTGACAGCCGCTGATTTTGAAAAAGCAACATTAAATATCTTTCATGATGATGACGTGGCCGTTTATATCAATGGCGTCCCCGCTTACGACTGCGCGCCTTGCTTTACAGGCGATTATGAATTTAAACCCATCAGCGCCTCAGCTCGAAAGGCATTGAAAAAAGGAAAAAACATCCTTGCTGCTTATTGCAAGAATGGCGCTGGCCCGGGTTACATCGACATTGGGTTGGCAGATGAAATTGCTCCGAAAGGTGACGATGTAATTCAGGCTGCCAAGCAAACCGGTTTGGAAATGACTGCCACACAAACCATTTATAATTTCGAAGCAGGACCGATTCAGCTCAAAGCCAAGTTTGTTGCGCCATTGATTTTGAAAGATCTTCACATGGTGTCCCGTCCGGTTAATTATGTTGTTTACGAACTAATTTCGACCGACGGGAAAATGCATCAGGTTGAAATATTGAATTCAGTTTCAGGGCTTTGGGCGGTGAATGACGCGAGTCAGCAAGTGGCCGGCAAGAGTGAAACACAAAATGGCTTGCTCATGCTTTCAATGGGAAATACGGAGCAGAAATTACTGGGTAGGAAAGGCGATGACGTCCGCATTGATTGGGGAAATGCTTATTTGGCGGTCGCTGCGGCAAAAGTGAAAGGCTCTGCCATGGGTACGCCTGAGGAAATCATAAAGTCATTTTCAAAAAGCGGCTCCGTCAATGCGAATCAGACAACGGCTGCCCATGCGGATGCCAAATCCATGGCGGTCGTGCTTGCGGATAAAGTTGGTGCGCAAAGCCTTTCCATGCACGTAATGCTCGGTTATGACGATGGTTATTCGGTTCAATATTTTGGTAAAAATTTGCGTCCCTGGTGGAATAAGGATGGAAAAAATACAGTTCAAAATGAGTTGAAAAACGCCGAAGCAGATTTTGCCAAAATCATTAAAGAATGTGAGGCGACGGATGAAATGATTTATCAGGATGCGCTGAAAGCTGGTGGAAAGCAATATGCGGAGCTTTGTGTGTTAGCTTATCGCCAAGCGATATCGGCGCATAAGTTGGTGGCCGATCCATCGGGCGCGCCTTTGTTTTTATCTAAAGAAAATTTCAGTAATGGCTCCATTGGAACCGTTGATATAACTTATCCATCCGCACCATTATTCCTGCTTTACAACCCAACACTGTTAAAAGGAATGATGGAGCCCATCTTTTATTATTCCGAAAGCGGCAAATGGACCAAACCGTTCGCGGCGCACGACGTAGGCACCTATCCGCTCGCAAACGGCCAGACTTACGGCGAGGACATGCCCGTAGAAGAATCTGGTAATATGCTTACGCTGACTTATGCCGTTTGCAAAGCTGAAAACAACATTGATTTCGCCAAAAAGCATTGGAAAGTGCTCACGACCTGGGCCAATTATCTCAAAAAAGAGGGCTTCGACCCAGCCAATCAACTCTGCACCGACGATTTCGCCGGCCACCTCGCCCGCAATGCGAACCTGTCTATCAAGGCAATTATGGGATTAGCCTCTTACGCAAAAATGGCCGAGCAACTGGGCGACACCAAAGAAGCCTCTGAGGTAAATGCACTGGTAAAAGAGTTTGTGCAAAAGTGGATGCAACTAGCCGACAGCGGCGATCACTACGCCCTAACCTTCGACAACAAAAATTCATGGAGCCAGAAATACAATCTTGTGTGGGATGAACTCTTGAAGCTCAACGTATTCCCCAAAACCGTTGCCGAAAAAGAAATAAAATATTACCTCACCAAACAAAAACCCTTCGGCCTCCCCCTCGACAGCCGCAAAACCTACACAAAATCCGACTGGATCATCTGGACAGCAACATTAGCCACCAACCAGCAAGATTTTGAAGCATTGGTGAAGCCGGTTTACAAATATGCTATGGAAACACCGGACCGCATTCCGCTGTCGGACTGGCATGAGACGGTGAATGGCAAGTCGGTCGGGTTTCGGGCGCGGTCGGTTGTGGGTGGTTATTGGATGAAGGTTTTGGGGGAGAAGTGGAAGTGATTTGATTACGAATAATAATGGCGACCCGGATGTTTCCGTGACCGCCATCGTTGATTTTAATTTCACTTAAGGCAAATCCGCAGGCTCCACCTCTTTTATTGACTTATGATCTACAAATATGTGCGCATAGCCAAAAGTTCTTTCTGAATCTGTAAATGCTGTAAAGTTTAAAACTTGTTCTTTTTCGTTCGCTTCGAATGTTATGGCTTGTTTTTTCCAGATCCCTTTCCAGTTTTTCAAACTCATTGTCAAAGCATTCTTTTTGGTGCCATTTGAATAGATCCAATCTACCACAACCGCTGACACATATGTCGGCGTAAGATTATTTTGTTTCACTGCACAAACAGAACTTGTCGTATAGTAGGTCAATTCATACAATTTACCTGGCGTCAAATTTTTGATAGTAGTTTCAACTGAAGACCGCTTACTTGTTGAAGTTTCATCCTCTGTCCAAGTCTTCTTAGCCTTTGTGCTTATAGTCAGGAAGGAACTTGCATTTGGTACATCTTGAATTGGAGATATGGGACTCTCCCATGGCCATGCCGGATTTCCAAACAAATGGATAAAATTTGAGGAACCAGTCGGATACCCAATTAAATTACTTGAAGTCGAGCTGCCTCTTTGCCATCCATTTGGATAGAGATTTGAACCGAGCGGTCCAAATGTTGAGTGGAAAATAGGAAGAACTTTAATATATCCTCCATCATCCCGCATACTCGCATCCGTCCTTTCACTTTTCGAAGGCTCGGGAGTCTGCGTATCCTCCTTCGAGCAACTGCTCATCATCATTAAACAGGCCAGGGCCAGGCCAATTGGTAATTTTTGTACTAAATTCACTTTTTCCAGTTTTCGTAGTTTAACATTTGTTTTTGTTACTGGCTACAAAACAAGCTTTATAAAGTTCACAATGCATAACCATTGAGTGCAAGGACGGTGACGATTATTCTGCGGTGGAGCGCATTTGTGTTAGAGAAATAGTAGAGATTTACTTACACTATTTGCAAACCGGAGAACTACATGATCAAAAACCGTCGCTGAAAAAGAAATCGAATATTACCTCACCAAACAAAAACCCTTCGGCCTCGCCCTCGACCACCAAATCCGACCGGATCATCTGGACCGCCACACTTG
It includes:
- a CDS encoding ATP-binding protein, coding for MVNRELVDKLNGMLEKYPIISLTGPRQSGKTTLAKMVRPDYQYVNLENLSLRAFAKDDPVGFLENYQNGVVIDEAQYVPELFSYLQVLTDERNRKGEYILTGSQNFLMMEQITQSLAGRVAIFYLLPFSLNELKGTAYAPETWEEYILSGSYPRKLVDDIDASTFYDNYLRTYIERDVRQVKNILNLSQFQRFIQLLAGRIGQLFNQQSLGVELGIDNKTVNAWLSVLETSFIAFRLQPYHQNFSKRVVSTPKIYFYDVGLAAHLLGISNVEQLNVHFAKGALYENLIINELQKNVLNQGRQPHFYFWRDYSQNEIDLLITEGVDLKVVEIKSGKTIQNDFFNGLNHFKKITGEASLNLIYGGKEFQKRSGVTIYSISDLDKL
- the argB gene encoding acetylglutamate kinase produces the protein MSQALYVVKIGGNVIDNPEACARFLSDFAKLDAPKILVHGGGKVATQIAAKLQIETQMVEGRRITDKAMLDVVTMVYGGLVNKNLVAQLQALNCNAIGLTGADGGIIRSVKRPVKTIDYGFVGDIEAVNAAQVNALLSSGLIPVIAPLTYSSEGLLLNTNADTMASATAVAMAELFEVNLIFCFEKKGVLSDPDDDNAVIASLNPASYADYKSSGVINKGMIPKLDGAFEALKDGVKQVTICHSDDLLEAVMSAAGTVIAL
- a CDS encoding protein-disulfide reductase DsbD family protein, producing the protein MKRRLLISLVLCLFFSQSVFAQLQKAKAHWTYTFSKPEAKKGETVDLVFTAIVDKDWYIYSSDFDPDLGPMLTTFNFEKNNTFEVVGKLKPQNPKEKFEEVWGGKVRYFEGKGVFKQTVKILADNPVIKGSSEYQTCSHVTGLCIPGNDDFEFKGLKVVAGAATSDTQPTVGKTESATDSSSSVAAVLADTSLTINAGDADTLAQAEAAATLSQTLSSEDESADKSLWGFALAAFLSGLVALLTPCVFPIIPMTVSYFTNQEKGKLKAFIYGISIVLIYTLIGTVVSRLNGPAFANFLSTHWIPNLLFFAIFFVFGLSFLGLFEIVLPSGFVNKMDQKADQGGYAGVFFMAFTLVLVSFSCTGPIVGSLLVASAGGEVVKPIIGMASFSAAFAIPFTLFALFPQWLKSLPKSGGWLNTVKVVLGFLELALALKFFSIADQVYHWRLLDREIYLAFWIVIFGLLGFYLLGKIRTPHDSPLEKVSVPRLLLSIVTFTFVVYMIPGMWGAPLKALAGYLPPQSTLDFDLNKRTAGVVSNITPGETRKYADLFHLPHELEGFFDYKDALAYAKKVNKPVFIDFTGHGCVNCREMEARVWVDPAVQQRLRNDYVIVALYVDDKTELPEASWYTSKYDNKIKKTIGAQNADLQIVKYNNNAQPHYCLVDHEGNLLVKPKNYDLNQANFAAFLDSGKAAFGK
- a CDS encoding glutaminase family protein; translation: MTKFWSFLLQLLFPFSLLAQTFRPPAAPLITIDPYTSVWSFGDELNGSITKHWTGKPHPMDGLIRVDGKTYRFMGAPTPTMKTILPTAKQAAYTARFTTVKPDPNWWYKEGYNISTWKQAPAPFGTHDRNDAMLKGGTEFQNEVWYRREFTLTAADFEKATLNIFHDDDVAVYINGVPAYDCAPCFTGDYEFKPISASARKALKKGKNILAAYCKNGAGPGYIDIGLADEIAPKGDDVIQAAKQTGLEMTATQTIYNFEAGPIQLKAKFVAPLILKDLHMVSRPVNYVVYELISTDGKMHQVEILNSVSGLWAVNDASQQVAGKSETQNGLLMLSMGNTEQKLLGRKGDDVRIDWGNAYLAVAAAKVKGSAMGTPEEIIKSFSKSGSVNANQTTAAHADAKSMAVVLADKVGAQSLSMHVMLGYDDGYSVQYFGKNLRPWWNKDGKNTVQNELKNAEADFAKIIKECEATDEMIYQDALKAGGKQYAELCVLAYRQAISAHKLVADPSGAPLFLSKENFSNGSIGTVDITYPSAPLFLLYNPTLLKGMMEPIFYYSESGKWTKPFAAHDVGTYPLANGQTYGEDMPVEESGNMLTLTYAVCKAENNIDFAKKHWKVLTTWANYLKKEGFDPANQLCTDDFAGHLARNANLSIKAIMGLASYAKMAEQLGDTKEASEVNALVKEFVQKWMQLADSGDHYALTFDNKNSWSQKYNLVWDELLKLNVFPKTVAEKEIKYYLTKQKPFGLPLDSRKTYTKSDWIIWTATLATNQQDFEALVKPVYKYAMETPDRIPLSDWHETVNGKSVGFRARSVVGGYWMKVLGEKWK